The following DNA comes from Micromonospora chokoriensis.
TCACGAACTCGCGGAAGCCGAGGCGGGAGGCCGAGTTGGTGTCGGCGGCGGAGAGCGAGGCGAGAGTGGCCTCGTATCCGTCGTTGACCGGCACCCGCAGCAGCCGCAGCGCTTCGGAGGCGATCTCGGTGTCCTCGGCGATGCGGCCGACGAAGACGGTGGAGACGAGGTTCTGCACGTCGAGGCCGAGGATGTCGCGGGGGTTCTGCGAGGCGACCAGTGCGGCGAGGTTCCACTTGCGGGAGTCGCGGGCGAGTCGGACCAGGAACGAACGCCCGGACCGCCAGCCCTCCATGAAGTGCGCCTCGTCCAGGCCGACCAGTTTGCGGGACGACATCGAGCCGCCGTAGCAGCGCCGGACGGCGAGCCGGTGCGCGGTGTGCAGCATCGGGAGGGCCAGCGCCTCTTCGGCCGACCAGTACTCGCGTTCAATCTTGAGGTCGGGCAACCGTAGCCCGGCCATGGTGATCACGGTGAGTGCGGCGTCGGCGCCGAGCAGCCCTTCCGGGGGGCGGCCGAAGAAGAGCATGGCCAGGGGCATCTCGGCGGTGTCCAGCAGGAGGTTGGCCAGCTCCTTGCCGGCGTCGTCGTCGAGGCGCCCGAGGCAGCTCACCACGTCGTCGAGGGTGGATGTCTCCTCGGCGGGGACCTGGCGCACGGCGTGCCGGAACAGGGTGGCGGTGGACGCCTCCCTGGCCACCTGCGGCGGTACGAGCATCATGCAGATGTCCTGGACCAGCATGCGCCGCTCGGCCCGCGCGTTGGAGACCGCGATCTCGAACTCACGGTCACCGGCGGCCCCGGTGCCGAACTCGGTGCGCAGGGGCGTCGGAATGAGCGAGTAGGGCGCCAGGGTGCCGTGCTCCGAGCCGGTCAGGTTCAACACCCGGGAGTACGGCCGGAGCTCGGGCATCGAGCAGAGGCGGGCCAGTGGCCCGGACGGGTCGAGCAGGGTCACCTGGACACCCCGGCGGGCGGCCAGGTAACCCAGGGCGCCGAGCAGGGTCGACTTGCCACCACCCGGTTCGGCGACGAAGACCGCGAGCCCGGAGCGTTCCCGGACCTCCATGGGGAAGTGCAGGTCGAGGAAGACCGGGCGGCGGCAGGTGCCGGCGGTCCGACCGATCAGGTCGCCGCGCCGGTCGCCCACGTTCGATGCGGCCTGGGGGAGTGCGGCGGCGAGCAACGGCACCGGCATACGCCGGACGTACCCGGTGTTGGCGATTGGCTCGCCGGGGATGAACTCGCGGGCCAGCCAGTCCTGGTTCTTCGGGTGTTGCAGCGAGATGCGCAGTTCCCGGGAGTAGAGCTGGATGAGCCGGCGGGCCCGCTCCAGGCATTCCTCCCTGGTGCGGCCGCCGACGGCGATCCGGTGCCAGCCGTGCGCACGGGCCGAGTCGACCGGTAGGCCGGTGGTCATCTCGTCGCCGATCACCAGCGCCCGCTTGGCGAGCCGTTCCAGCTCCGGGGGTGCGTCGATGCCGTGCTCGGCGTAGTCGAGCTGTTGCGAGCGGATCATCCGCAGCCGGTGCTCGAGGTTACGGAAGGAGTCGCCGGAACCGAGGATGTCGACGCGGGTGGAGATCTCCATCGGCCAGGGCAGCCGCTCGTGGAAGTGCAGCCAGGGCTCGTGCCGTTCCGGGATCTCCAGCGGCTCCATCCGGCCGACCGCGAGCACGGCAACGTGCCGTTCCTCGCCGGTCATCCGGTTGACCAGCTTGACCGTCGAGCCGTACGGGGTGCGGTAGCGCTCCACCTGCTCGGTCAGGGCGAGCAGGTCACCGCGTTCCCAGCGCCCGTCGGTCACCGGCGAGAGCGTGCCGGGGGGTGCCATGCACAGCGCCACCGAGCGGTAGAGCAACCACTCCAACTCCTGTGCGGTGACCCGTCGGCCCCGCATGCCGAAGGCACCGAGCACCTCGTCGAACTGCTCGACGGTGCGGCCCAGCTTGCGGCGTTCGCCCTCGGCGGTGCCCCGACCGAAGGTGCGCAGCATGCGTTCGGTGAGGGAGTCGCCGAGGGAGCGGCGGGCGAAGGTGACGCCGAGGTAGGTCTGGCCCTCGGCGTGGTTGACCGCCATCAGGTGCCGTTGGGCGGCGACCAGGTGATCGGCCCAGCCGTTGGTGCCGGGAACGTCGGCGAGCGGCGCGGCGGTGTGGGCGTCGATGGTGCGGGCCCACTCGTCGGCGGGGAACGGCCTGGTGGTGCGGCGCAGGTGCAGCCGGAAGCCGGCCAGGCCCGCGTACTGCTCGGAGATCGCCGACAGGAGCGCCTCGCGTTCGGCGTCCGGCCGGAATGCCCAGCGGACCTCGGGCAGCCAATACCAGGCGGTGACTGTGTTGGGGGTGAAGGTGAGGTGACCGGCGATCTCGGTGATGGCCAGTTCGACCGACGGGTCCCGGTCGCCGAACTTGATCTTCGGCGCGCGGATCCGGGTCGGCTTCGTCGGACGGTCCTGACGGCTGGCGGCGCGTCCTCGGGGCGGGGCGACCTCCTTACCCGCCCCCTTGGGTCGGTCCGCGGCCGTGGTGCGGCGTTGGGGCCGCTCCAGAGCTGGCCGGTCCGTCGGGACGGCGCCGGCCGGATGCTCGACGGGCGCGGTCGGTCGATCCGCCGGAGGGGTGGGAGCCGGGGGGCGTTCCACAGGTGCCGTCGGCCGAGCCGACGTCGCCGTCGGCCGGGAGGACGGTGTGCTGTCGGGTGGGCGGGTCGCCGGACTGAGGGCCCTCGGCGCCGGGGCTGCCTCGGCTGCCTCGTCGGCCGGCCGGGGCATCGGCAGTCGATCGCCGGCCTGGTGCGGCACCCGCGACTCGTTGCCCGGGTAACCGCCGTGCCGGGGCTCGACGCGCCGGCCGCCGTTGCCGGGCTGGTCGTCCGGGGT
Coding sequences within:
- a CDS encoding ATP-binding protein; its protein translation is MSRSSTPGSPAGRPAAPAGHRAQSFDYTEDEDEVALDPALVTSPGHGAVGVFQAPRPVPRRTPPAEPSAVSAGENADIDSPFLDLFGGARPGPRAVSAGPSAREQVAIPQQQPPAAGPTPARPVPDLEPPWTPDDQPGNGGRRVEPRHGGYPGNESRVPHQAGDRLPMPRPADEAAEAAPAPRALSPATRPPDSTPSSRPTATSARPTAPVERPPAPTPPADRPTAPVEHPAGAVPTDRPALERPQRRTTAADRPKGAGKEVAPPRGRAASRQDRPTKPTRIRAPKIKFGDRDPSVELAITEIAGHLTFTPNTVTAWYWLPEVRWAFRPDAEREALLSAISEQYAGLAGFRLHLRRTTRPFPADEWARTIDAHTAAPLADVPGTNGWADHLVAAQRHLMAVNHAEGQTYLGVTFARRSLGDSLTERMLRTFGRGTAEGERRKLGRTVEQFDEVLGAFGMRGRRVTAQELEWLLYRSVALCMAPPGTLSPVTDGRWERGDLLALTEQVERYRTPYGSTVKLVNRMTGEERHVAVLAVGRMEPLEIPERHEPWLHFHERLPWPMEISTRVDILGSGDSFRNLEHRLRMIRSQQLDYAEHGIDAPPELERLAKRALVIGDEMTTGLPVDSARAHGWHRIAVGGRTREECLERARRLIQLYSRELRISLQHPKNQDWLAREFIPGEPIANTGYVRRMPVPLLAAALPQAASNVGDRRGDLIGRTAGTCRRPVFLDLHFPMEVRERSGLAVFVAEPGGGKSTLLGALGYLAARRGVQVTLLDPSGPLARLCSMPELRPYSRVLNLTGSEHGTLAPYSLIPTPLRTEFGTGAAGDREFEIAVSNARAERRMLVQDICMMLVPPQVAREASTATLFRHAVRQVPAEETSTLDDVVSCLGRLDDDAGKELANLLLDTAEMPLAMLFFGRPPEGLLGADAALTVITMAGLRLPDLKIEREYWSAEEALALPMLHTAHRLAVRRCYGGSMSSRKLVGLDEAHFMEGWRSGRSFLVRLARDSRKWNLAALVASQNPRDILGLDVQNLVSTVFVGRIAEDTEIASEALRLLRVPVNDGYEATLASLSAADTNSASRLGFREFVMRDVDGRVQKVRVDVSYVEGLLDHLDTTPAAIAAAAGVLPSIPLPDLEA